The genomic stretch CGGAAGTAAGTGAGCGTGAGGGGATCCCTGTAATATCCATCTCCATTGATGAGCACACGGGCGACGCAGGATTCGACACTCGGCTGGAGGCTTTCTGCGACATGCTCGCGGCTAAGGCGGTGGGTATGGTATAATCGGCAGAAGAGGAGGGAGTGCAATTGCTTTCCTTGGATCCCGTGTCGCTCCTGGTGACCCTGCCGATCATACTTCTCTCCCTCGCATTTCACGAGTTCTCCCATGCTTATGTGGCAGTGCAGCTCGGGGATAGGACTCCGAAATGGGCTGGGAGGCTGACTTTGAATCCCCTTGCCCACCTTGATCCCGTAGGCACAATTGTGCTGGTGATCACAGGCAGGTACGGATGGGCGAAACCAGTGCCCATAAACCCAGGCAATTTCCGAGATAGAGATGCTGGCACAGTAATGGTTAGCCTGGCCGGCCCCCTTTCGAATCTCGTTCTTGCAGTTGCCCTCGGCCTTGTCTTCAAGGCGGTCTACGGACCAGGCCTGGGTCTTTCAGACCGGGCGCTTTTCGTACTTACCGCCATCAACGAGGGCGTATGGATAAACCTGGGCCTGGCTGCGTTCAATCTCCTGCCCGTCCCCCCGCTGGACGGATCCAAGATAGTTGCATCGCTTGTTCGCGGTCGCGCGGCGCAGATATACTACCAGTTGGAGCAATACTCATATATGATCCTGCTGCTCATCGTGGCTACGCCGCTTGCTAGGTGGATCCTCGGGCCCATCATACTCACTCTGTATCGGGCAATCATGTAGAAGGCAAGAAGGTGTCGATATTGAAGAAGGGGCGCATATTCAGTGGAATGAGGCCCACAGGCATGCTGCATCTTGGAAACCTCATGGGAGCGCTGGACAACTGGGTCAAACTGCAAGATGATTATGAGTGCTTTTTTGCAGTGGTGGATTGGCATGCTCTTACTACTGGGTATCAGGATACTTCCGAGATCAAGCAGTACACCCGTGAGATGATCCTGGATTGGCTCGCAGCTGGGCTCGATCCTGAGCGATCAGTTGTGATGCGGCAATCCGACGTTAAGGAGCATGCAGAGCTTCACCTCCTGTTCTCGATGATCACACCCCTTGGCTGGCTGGAGAGGTGTCCAACATACAAGGAGCAGCTTCAGCAGCTCGCTGAAAGGGAGATAACCACGTATGGATTCCTAGGCTATCCCGTGCTGATGGCTGCGGATATTCTGGTCTACAAGGCCGATGCCGTACCTGTTGGGGAGGATCAGCTTCCCCACATCGAGCTCGCCAGGGAGATCGCCAGAAGATTCAACTACTTGTACCGCCCGATCTTCCCGGAACCCCAGAGCAAGCTGAACGAGGTAGCAGTGCTGCCTGGCATCGACGGGCGCAAGATGAGCAAGAGCTACGGGAACACCATCGCAATCTCGGATCCGCCGGAGAAGGCA from Clostridia bacterium encodes the following:
- a CDS encoding site-2 protease family protein produces the protein MLSLDPVSLLVTLPIILLSLAFHEFSHAYVAVQLGDRTPKWAGRLTLNPLAHLDPVGTIVLVITGRYGWAKPVPINPGNFRDRDAGTVMVSLAGPLSNLVLAVALGLVFKAVYGPGLGLSDRALFVLTAINEGVWINLGLAAFNLLPVPPLDGSKIVASLVRGRAAQIYYQLEQYSYMILLLIVATPLARWILGPIILTLYRAIM
- the trpS gene encoding tryptophan--tRNA ligase, translated to MKKGRIFSGMRPTGMLHLGNLMGALDNWVKLQDDYECFFAVVDWHALTTGYQDTSEIKQYTREMILDWLAAGLDPERSVVMRQSDVKEHAELHLLFSMITPLGWLERCPTYKEQLQQLAEREITTYGFLGYPVLMAADILVYKADAVPVGEDQLPHIELAREIARRFNYLYRPIFPEPQSKLNEVAVLPGIDGRKMSKSYGNTIAISDPPEKARAAVQSMVTDPARIHKSDPGHPDVCTVFAYQRAFAPERVDEIRSDCEGGKMGCVACKRSLADRLVAVLEPIHSRRRQLSSDPSIVDAILEQGAKRARPVAAATMAEVRDAIRI